From the genome of Psychroserpens ponticola, one region includes:
- a CDS encoding heavy-metal-associated domain-containing protein produces MKKVILSVAVIAALGLTSCKNETKKETETTTTEMSKDMAMTDLSFGVRGNCGMCKNTIEKAANGVEGVASANWDVDKKKIDVSFDDTKTDAMAIHKAIAASGYDTEKVAGDEEAYDGLPGCCKYDHEMMMNQSGEMKDDDDTNHDH; encoded by the coding sequence ATGAAGAAAGTAATTTTAAGTGTAGCTGTAATAGCAGCATTAGGTTTGACAAGTTGTAAAAACGAAACCAAAAAAGAAACAGAAACCACAACTACTGAAATGTCAAAAGATATGGCAATGACAGACCTGTCTTTTGGTGTAAGAGGAAATTGCGGAATGTGTAAAAACACTATCGAAAAAGCAGCTAACGGTGTTGAAGGTGTAGCAAGTGCTAATTGGGATGTCGATAAAAAGAAGATTGATGTGTCTTTTGATGATACAAAAACCGATGCAATGGCAATCCATAAAGCAATCGCAGCTTCAGGATATGATACCGAAAAAGTAGCAGGTGATGAAGAAGCATATGATGGTTTACCAGGTTGTTGTAAATACGACCACGAAATGATGATGAATCAATCTGGTGAAATGAAAGATGATGACGATACAAATCACGATCATTAG
- a CDS encoding efflux RND transporter periplasmic adaptor subunit has translation MKNNKIVIYIGILVVGVLLGWLLFGGSSKKDTEHNHDAISETNQLWTCSMHPQIMQPEPGDCPICGMDLIPAENGSDGLLADQFKLTKNAMALANIQTSIVGKGNVEGNTIKLSGKIAENEEANAVQVSYFAGRIERLNVSFTGEEVRKGQLLATIYSPELYAAQQELITAASLKESQPALYKAVRNKLKLWKLSENQINQIEETGKVKENFPVYATFSGTVTEKLVEQGDYIKQGQPLLKIANLNTVWGNFDVYENQIDRFKKGQEVMITTNAYPNKEFKGKVDFIDPVLNTKTRTVTLRIVLSNKDDVFKPGMFVTANIEGSTAKNDEVLTIPASSVLWTGERSVVYLKTNPDQPIFEMREIKLGNQIGNEYEVVEGLFVGNEIVTNGTFTVDAAAQLQGKKSMMNKDGGKVMTGHEGHLGMDNNASNKESDHTNMNERLKVSAKFQEQLKAVFNEYINLKDALVKEDSKSTSANATTLLNKLNKVDMKLLSDNKAHNHWMSLEGEIKSSATSISETSDIESQRDHFKHLSSHLINAVQLFGVNEKVYVEFCPMADNNNGAYWLSKEEKVINPYFGEAMLTCGEVKQVIE, from the coding sequence ATGAAAAATAATAAAATAGTCATATATATTGGCATACTCGTAGTAGGTGTGTTATTGGGTTGGTTGCTTTTTGGTGGTTCATCAAAAAAAGATACAGAACATAATCACGATGCCATTTCAGAAACCAATCAACTGTGGACGTGTTCTATGCATCCACAAATTATGCAACCAGAACCAGGCGATTGTCCTATTTGTGGAATGGATTTAATTCCTGCGGAAAATGGAAGTGATGGCTTGTTAGCAGACCAATTCAAATTGACTAAAAACGCAATGGCTTTAGCTAATATTCAAACATCTATTGTTGGTAAAGGCAATGTTGAAGGCAATACTATCAAATTATCTGGTAAAATTGCTGAAAACGAAGAAGCCAATGCAGTACAGGTAAGTTATTTCGCTGGAAGAATTGAACGTTTGAATGTGAGTTTTACAGGCGAAGAAGTTCGTAAAGGTCAATTATTGGCAACCATTTATTCGCCAGAACTCTATGCAGCACAACAGGAACTGATTACAGCAGCATCTTTAAAAGAATCACAACCTGCTTTATACAAAGCAGTCCGTAATAAGTTGAAATTATGGAAGCTTTCTGAAAATCAAATCAATCAGATTGAAGAAACAGGAAAAGTGAAAGAAAACTTTCCTGTTTATGCAACCTTTTCGGGTACTGTTACAGAAAAATTGGTAGAGCAAGGCGATTACATTAAACAAGGACAACCCTTACTTAAAATTGCTAATCTAAACACGGTTTGGGGAAATTTTGATGTGTATGAAAATCAGATTGACCGCTTTAAAAAAGGACAGGAAGTGATGATAACAACCAATGCTTATCCTAATAAAGAGTTTAAAGGTAAAGTTGATTTCATTGACCCAGTTTTAAACACGAAAACAAGAACTGTAACCTTACGTATTGTTTTAAGCAATAAGGACGATGTATTTAAACCAGGAATGTTTGTAACCGCAAATATTGAAGGCAGTACAGCTAAAAATGACGAAGTATTAACAATTCCTGCATCTTCTGTGTTATGGACAGGTGAACGTTCTGTGGTGTACCTTAAAACAAATCCAGACCAACCTATTTTTGAAATGCGTGAAATTAAATTAGGCAATCAAATTGGTAATGAATATGAAGTTGTAGAAGGTTTATTTGTTGGAAATGAAATAGTGACTAACGGTACATTTACGGTTGATGCAGCAGCACAATTACAAGGCAAAAAGTCTATGATGAATAAAGATGGTGGTAAAGTAATGACTGGACACGAAGGTCATTTAGGTATGGATAACAATGCATCTAACAAAGAAAGTGACCACACTAATATGAATGAGCGTTTGAAAGTATCAGCGAAATTTCAAGAGCAGTTAAAAGCTGTTTTCAATGAGTATATCAATTTAAAAGATGCTTTAGTAAAAGAAGATTCAAAAAGTACTTCAGCAAACGCAACAACTTTATTAAATAAATTGAACAAAGTAGATATGAAATTGTTGTCAGATAATAAGGCGCATAACCATTGGATGTCATTAGAAGGCGAAATAAAATCTTCTGCAACTTCAATTTCTGAAACGTCCGATATAGAATCACAAAGAGACCATTTTAAACATTTATCATCACATCTAATCAATGCTGTTCAATTGTTTGGTGTTAATGAAAAGGTCTATGTGGAATTTTGTCCAATGGCAGATAACAACAATGGTGCATATTGGTTGAGTAAAGAAGAAAAAGTAATCAATCCATATTTTGGCGAAGCAATGCTAACCTGTGGTGAAGTAAAACAAGTAATAGAATAA
- a CDS encoding DUF305 domain-containing protein, whose product MENSKEHSNKGNYKTFFIMLACSFVAMYITMYLNTYSIDHVWFSLTRFYMTCLGISTMAVIMWFFMRKMYNDKKKNIAILAGSFILFVGALGLVRTQAPIIGDVLWMKAMIPHHSIAILTSERADIQDPEVKKLAEDIIKAQRKEIEEMKAIIKRLENEK is encoded by the coding sequence ATGGAAAATTCAAAAGAACACTCAAACAAAGGAAATTACAAAACCTTCTTTATAATGTTGGCTTGCTCATTTGTAGCAATGTACATCACAATGTATTTAAACACCTATTCCATAGACCACGTATGGTTTAGTCTAACACGATTCTATATGACGTGTTTAGGAATTTCAACAATGGCAGTAATAATGTGGTTTTTTATGCGAAAAATGTATAATGATAAAAAGAAGAATATCGCCATACTCGCAGGTAGTTTTATACTGTTTGTAGGTGCATTAGGGTTGGTAAGAACACAAGCACCAATTATTGGTGATGTCCTTTGGATGAAAGCAATGATACCACATCATTCTATCGCTATTTTAACAAGTGAAAGAGCAGATATTCAAGACCCAGAAGTTAAGAAATTAGCAGAAGACATTATAAAAGCACAACGTAAAGAAATAGAAGAAATGAAAGCAATAATAAAACGATTAGAGAATGAAAAATAA
- a CDS encoding heavy metal translocating P-type ATPase, whose protein sequence is MKHTYHIHGMTCNGCRSHVEETLSKIEGVLKATVDLDKAEATIEMESHIPIEKFQEALKKDGDRYSIHKQGEQHQHSNDKKKEQPKGKGTGTFYCPMHCEDDKTYDEPGDCPVCGMDLVEEQNLSTASAEQWTCPMHPKIVKDEAGSCPICGMDLVPMEVDSSAEEKTYKKLLKKFWIASVFTLPIFLIAMSEMLNNNPLYDIMEQKYWNWIQFALSIPVVFYATWMFFERAYRSIKTWNLNMFTLIGIGAGVAWLFSVFGMLFPDVFPEQFKTESGAVHVYFEAATVILTLVLLGQLLEARAHSKTNSAVKELLKLAPNKAIKLVDGEEVEVSIDEIELNDILKVKPGDKIPVDGVITEGETTIDESMITGEPIPVNKSQEDKVSSGTINGNKTFLMKAEKVGSDTLLSQIIHMVNDASRSRAPIQNLADKVSGYFVPVVVLISIITFIVWSIWGPEPVYVYAFVNAIAVLIIACPCALGLATPMSVMVGVGKGAQNGVLIKNAEALEKMDKVNTLIVDKTGTITEGKPTVETVGAFNAVLSEKEVLQYIVSLNTNSEHPLAEATVKYGKEHNAEILKSEDFSAVTGKGVEAKIDGKNVALGNPKMMEYAKADITSKMKDEAKSYQKQGKTVSYLSIDETVVGYVVIGDKIKETSAKAIKALQDKGIDVIMLTGDNHDTAQAVASELNLADFKASMLPEDKLKEVEKLQKNGKVVAMAGDGINDAPALAKSDVGIAMGTGTDVAIESAMITLVKGDLHGIVKAKNLSNAVMKNIKQNLFFALIYNTFGVPIAAGVLFPFFGILLSPMIAALAMSFSSVSVIANALRLRTIKV, encoded by the coding sequence ATGAAACACACATATCATATACACGGAATGACTTGCAACGGTTGTCGCAGTCACGTTGAAGAAACGCTCTCTAAAATAGAAGGTGTTTTAAAAGCAACAGTCGATTTAGATAAGGCAGAAGCTACCATCGAAATGGAATCGCATATTCCTATAGAAAAGTTTCAAGAAGCCTTAAAAAAGGATGGTGATAGATACAGTATTCATAAACAAGGTGAACAACATCAACATTCAAATGATAAAAAGAAAGAGCAACCAAAAGGAAAAGGCACAGGCACATTTTATTGTCCTATGCATTGCGAAGACGATAAAACTTATGATGAACCAGGCGATTGTCCTGTTTGCGGAATGGATTTGGTGGAAGAACAAAATCTATCCACAGCTTCAGCAGAACAATGGACGTGCCCTATGCATCCAAAAATTGTCAAAGACGAAGCAGGTTCGTGTCCTATTTGTGGGATGGATTTAGTGCCAATGGAAGTAGATAGTTCAGCAGAAGAAAAAACGTATAAGAAGCTATTAAAGAAATTTTGGATAGCATCTGTATTCACATTACCTATTTTCTTAATTGCTATGAGCGAAATGCTTAATAATAATCCATTATACGATATAATGGAACAGAAATATTGGAACTGGATTCAGTTTGCTTTATCCATTCCAGTTGTCTTTTACGCTACGTGGATGTTCTTTGAGCGTGCTTATAGAAGCATAAAAACTTGGAATCTCAATATGTTTACACTCATTGGAATCGGTGCAGGTGTGGCTTGGTTATTTAGTGTATTTGGGATGTTGTTTCCAGATGTATTTCCTGAACAATTTAAAACTGAATCAGGTGCAGTTCACGTCTATTTTGAAGCAGCAACGGTAATTCTAACATTAGTACTTTTAGGTCAATTATTAGAAGCTCGCGCACATAGTAAAACCAATTCGGCAGTAAAAGAGTTACTAAAGTTAGCACCGAATAAAGCCATAAAATTAGTAGATGGTGAAGAAGTTGAAGTCAGTATTGACGAGATAGAACTCAACGATATTCTAAAAGTGAAACCAGGAGATAAAATTCCTGTAGATGGTGTGATAACTGAAGGCGAAACAACCATTGACGAATCTATGATTACAGGTGAACCTATTCCTGTAAACAAATCTCAAGAAGATAAAGTAAGTAGCGGAACAATTAATGGGAATAAAACCTTTTTAATGAAAGCTGAAAAAGTAGGAAGTGACACGCTTTTATCACAAATCATTCATATGGTTAATGATGCCAGTAGAAGTCGTGCACCTATTCAAAATTTAGCAGATAAAGTTTCAGGTTATTTTGTACCAGTTGTAGTTCTTATTTCTATTATCACATTTATTGTATGGTCTATTTGGGGACCAGAACCAGTTTATGTGTATGCGTTTGTGAATGCAATTGCAGTACTAATCATTGCGTGTCCTTGCGCTTTAGGTTTAGCAACACCAATGTCTGTGATGGTTGGTGTGGGTAAAGGTGCTCAAAATGGTGTATTGATTAAAAATGCCGAAGCTCTTGAAAAAATGGATAAGGTAAATACGCTTATCGTTGACAAGACAGGCACAATTACCGAAGGAAAACCAACAGTTGAAACCGTTGGTGCTTTTAATGCTGTTTTAAGCGAAAAAGAAGTGTTACAATACATCGTGTCATTAAATACAAATAGCGAACATCCTTTAGCAGAAGCGACAGTTAAATATGGCAAAGAACACAACGCAGAAATTTTAAAGTCCGAAGATTTTAGTGCTGTTACAGGAAAAGGTGTTGAAGCTAAAATTGATGGAAAAAATGTAGCATTAGGTAATCCTAAAATGATGGAATATGCCAAAGCAGATATTACCTCTAAAATGAAAGACGAAGCTAAATCTTACCAAAAACAAGGCAAAACAGTTTCTTATTTGTCAATAGATGAAACCGTAGTTGGATATGTAGTTATAGGCGATAAGATAAAAGAAACAAGTGCTAAAGCGATTAAAGCACTTCAAGATAAAGGCATTGATGTGATAATGCTTACAGGTGATAATCACGATACAGCACAAGCAGTAGCATCAGAACTAAATTTGGCAGATTTTAAAGCCAGTATGCTACCAGAAGACAAACTCAAAGAAGTAGAGAAACTACAAAAAAATGGAAAAGTAGTTGCTATGGCAGGTGATGGAATTAATGATGCACCAGCATTGGCAAAAAGTGATGTAGGTATTGCAATGGGAACAGGAACAGATGTAGCGATAGAAAGTGCAATGATAACGTTAGTAAAAGGCGATTTACACGGTATTGTAAAAGCAAAAAATTTAAGTAATGCTGTAATGAAGAACATTAAGCAAAACCTATTTTTTGCACTTATCTACAACACTTTTGGTGTGCCTATTGCAGCAGGTGTGTTGTTTCCATTCTTCGGAATACTACTCTCGCCAATGATAGCAGCTTTAGCAATGAGTTTTAGTTCGGTTTCGGTAATAGCAAACGCACTACGATTAAGAACAATTAAAGTTTAA
- a CDS encoding TolC family protein: MKQIKSHIKSVFILCSLFFVLIGNAQQLETLIDEALTNNPEIQKFELQYKRASEKVNEVNTIPNTEFGVGYFVSEPETRTGAQRFKVSAKQMLPWFGTITSRENYVSSLADAKYEDIVIAKRKLMASVSQSYYNLYANKAKQEVLTENIKLLETYETLALTSVEVGKASAVDVLRLQMRQNEMQQLKDVLQQQFLAEQTNFNNLLNRDNDVTVNVVDSLMIPSEDFDITSENLALHPELLKYDKLYQSIEQSELLNQKESSPMIGFGLDYINVAERPNMDFSDNGKDIVMPMVSVSIPIFNKKYKSQTKQNELQQQEITAQKQERLNTLETLLDKAINEGISARISYATQTKNLKQAKDAEGILIKSYETGTIDFNDVLDIQELQLKFQMNQIESVKTYYVQSTIINYLTQQ; encoded by the coding sequence ATGAAACAAATAAAATCACACATAAAATCAGTCTTTATTCTTTGTTCGTTATTCTTTGTTCTCATTGGAAATGCACAACAATTAGAAACACTTATAGATGAAGCATTAACAAACAATCCAGAAATTCAAAAGTTTGAGTTACAATACAAAAGAGCTTCTGAAAAAGTAAACGAAGTCAATACCATTCCTAATACCGAATTTGGTGTTGGTTACTTTGTAAGTGAACCGGAAACCAGAACAGGTGCACAACGCTTTAAAGTATCTGCTAAACAAATGTTACCGTGGTTCGGAACCATTACATCGAGAGAAAACTATGTAAGTTCATTGGCAGATGCTAAATACGAGGACATTGTTATCGCAAAGCGAAAACTAATGGCTTCGGTATCACAATCCTATTATAATCTATACGCCAACAAAGCAAAGCAAGAGGTTTTAACTGAAAACATCAAACTATTAGAAACTTACGAAACATTAGCACTAACATCTGTTGAGGTTGGTAAAGCATCCGCAGTAGATGTATTGCGTTTACAAATGCGCCAAAACGAAATGCAACAACTAAAAGATGTATTGCAACAACAATTTTTAGCAGAACAAACTAACTTCAATAATCTATTGAATAGAGATAATGATGTTACCGTGAATGTAGTAGATAGTTTAATGATACCTTCTGAAGACTTTGATATTACTTCTGAAAATTTAGCATTACATCCTGAATTGCTAAAATATGATAAACTGTATCAATCCATAGAACAATCAGAATTATTGAATCAAAAAGAAAGCAGTCCAATGATTGGTTTTGGATTAGATTATATCAATGTTGCTGAAAGGCCAAATATGGATTTTAGTGATAACGGAAAGGACATTGTGATGCCAATGGTTTCGGTATCTATCCCAATTTTCAATAAGAAATATAAATCGCAAACCAAGCAGAATGAGTTGCAACAGCAAGAAATTACTGCTCAAAAACAGGAACGCTTAAATACTTTGGAAACTCTTTTAGACAAAGCGATTAACGAAGGCATTTCTGCAAGAATAAGTTATGCTACCCAAACCAAAAACCTAAAGCAAGCTAAAGATGCAGAAGGTATTTTAATCAAAAGCTATGAAACAGGAACGATAGATTTTAATGATGTTTTGGATATTCAAGAGTTGCAGCTAAAGTTTCAAATGAACCAAATAGAATCTGTGAAGACCTACTATGTGCAAAGTACAATCATTAATTATTTAACACAGCAATAA